The following are encoded in a window of Impatiens glandulifera chromosome 5, dImpGla2.1, whole genome shotgun sequence genomic DNA:
- the LOC124939060 gene encoding inner centromere protein-like — translation MKRTVSLSLRFANKTRHDLVKGQDRISQIEADYRDEVVLRNNHLQRTEALEDTTSGIKDDFDRLERETEQQLREVTEDLVGSTLSRVSELEKKNASLEDRNEKLEADLKALTAQVDEIIKAKVNADIAVVEANSREAKEVQDALDEEARREKEPPQLTEDEIAERERRTRDKYPGLEESVADQQREDAERLNAQKQGLEDFATAHKKKKTAAPSSSVPAKRKRKSSKKAQVVGLLDSLTETVIENQPDPATHTEDADEEHLERRSTRQRVSRPDTKKRTKDMMAAFNFSDSE, via the coding sequence ATGAAGAGAACCGTGAGCTTGTCACTCCGGTTCGCCAACAAGACAAGGCATGATCTTGTAAAGGGACAGGACCGGATCTCACAAATCGAAGCTGATTACCGGGACGAAGTGGTGTTGCGCAACAATCATCTTCAACGAACCGAGGCCTTGGAAGATACCACCTCAGGGATAAAGGATGACTTCGATCGGCTTGAAAGGGAGACCGAACAACAATTAAGAGAGGTCACTGAGGATCTAGTTGGCTCGACACTTAGCAGGGTCTCAGAactggaaaagaagaatgcgagccttgaagaccgcaacgaAAAGCTcgaagccgacctcaaggcaCTCACCGCACAAGTAGATGAAATAATCAAGGCCAAGGTGAATGCGGATATTGCGGTTGTGGAGGCAAATTCCAGAGAGGCTAAGgaagtccaggatgcgctggacgaagaaGCAAGAAGAGAGAAGGAGCCACCGCAACTTACCGAGGATGAAATAGCCGAGCGAGAACGAAGGACAAGGGATAAGTATCCGGGACTTGAAGAGTCCGTAGCCGATCAGCAACGAGAGGATGCAGAGCGGCTAAATGCACAAAAACAAGGGCTCGAAGACTTTGCAACCgctcacaagaagaagaaaacggCGGCtccttcctcttcggttccggcgaAACGGAAAAGGAAATCATCAAAGAAGGCTCAAGTAGTCGGGCTGCTGGATTCACTCACTGAAACGGTTATTGAAAATCAACCGGACCCGGCTACTCACACCGAAGATGCAGATGAAGAGCACTTGGAGCGACGGtctacaagacagcgagtcTCAAGACCGGATACGAAAAAGCGGACCAAGGATATGATGGCCGCCTTCAACTTCTCcgactcagaatag